One genomic window of Acidobacteriota bacterium includes the following:
- a CDS encoding DUF1080 domain-containing protein, producing the protein MPVVYFGHLAIMLFRVTPIRLDSNLIRNCRRNSWLPGLIACLFTMLAPLSAASGPEPPEGFAALFDGKTLAGWKGLVENPIKRAAMSPEELAEAQKKADQRMRAHWKVVDGVLEFDGKGDNLCTDRDYGDFELYVDWKILEGGDSGIYLRGSPQVQIWDTRFEKYRRHGNDKGSGALWNNKIHPRFPLVNADLPVGQWNTFYIKMVGDRVTVKLNGKLVTDQAVMENIWDRSRPIDPRGQIELQSHGNRLWFRSIYVRELDGATAP; encoded by the coding sequence ATGCCGGTGGTATACTTCGGCCACTTGGCAATCATGTTGTTTCGCGTGACACCGATCCGGCTGGATTCGAACCTGATCCGAAACTGCCGTCGCAACTCCTGGCTTCCCGGGCTAATCGCCTGCCTTTTCACGATGCTGGCTCCGCTTTCGGCAGCATCCGGTCCGGAACCACCCGAGGGCTTTGCCGCACTCTTCGACGGCAAGACCCTGGCCGGATGGAAGGGGTTGGTGGAAAACCCCATCAAGCGTGCTGCCATGTCCCCGGAGGAACTGGCGGAAGCTCAGAAGAAGGCCGACCAGCGCATGCGCGCCCACTGGAAAGTGGTCGACGGTGTTCTGGAGTTCGACGGCAAGGGAGACAACCTGTGCACCGACAGGGACTACGGTGACTTCGAACTGTATGTCGACTGGAAGATCCTGGAAGGCGGCGACAGCGGCATCTACCTGCGCGGAAGTCCCCAGGTTCAGATCTGGGACACCAGGTTCGAGAAGTACCGCAGGCACGGTAACGACAAGGGCTCGGGAGCACTGTGGAACAACAAGATCCATCCCCGTTTTCCCCTGGTGAATGCGGACCTTCCTGTAGGCCAGTGGAACACCTTCTACATCAAGATGGTCGGCGACCGGGTCACGGTGAAGCTCAACGGCAAGCTGGTCACCGATCAGGCGGTGATGGAGAATATATGGGACCGGTCCCGCCCGATCGATCCTCGCGGACAGATCGAGTTGCAGAGCCATGGCAACCGGCTCTGGTTTCGCAGCATCTACGTTCGCGAGTTGGACGGGGCAACGGCGCCATGA
- a CDS encoding alpha/beta fold hydrolase yields the protein MRIIAIFSLALAVVAPLPGQTRREVEKPGGVQVLESPSGVRFALLGEAGERPAPTILVFGGGMRSGLEGRSAKMCRILARHGFLAVALDSPCHGEDQRSGEPFGLAGWRHRLEKGEEFLADFLKQTSSVLNHLIRQRVTDPERIVAFGPSRGGFLALHFAAVEPRVGTVVAFAPVTDLLALREFQGTADKAAARSLDVMALAPKLAGRRLFIQMGHNDMRVGGHHAIDFALNLMKRSPDQMKPLQGIWSGDAIKLVITPSENPNGHTTYDGAHHDAADWILRSGEKTGPEESSCESE from the coding sequence GTGAGAATCATCGCCATCTTTTCCCTGGCGTTGGCAGTCGTGGCTCCTCTTCCCGGTCAGACCCGGAGGGAGGTGGAGAAACCCGGTGGGGTCCAGGTCTTGGAGTCCCCTTCCGGGGTCCGCTTCGCTCTGCTGGGGGAGGCAGGTGAGCGGCCCGCTCCGACGATACTTGTCTTTGGCGGGGGGATGCGTTCGGGGCTGGAGGGAAGGTCCGCCAAAATGTGTCGGATCCTGGCTCGGCACGGGTTCCTTGCCGTCGCTCTGGACAGTCCCTGCCACGGCGAGGATCAGAGGTCCGGCGAACCCTTCGGCCTTGCCGGGTGGCGACACCGCCTGGAGAAGGGTGAGGAGTTCCTCGCCGACTTCCTGAAACAAACCTCGTCGGTGCTGAACCACCTGATCCGGCAGCGAGTCACGGATCCCGAGAGGATTGTGGCTTTCGGCCCCTCCCGCGGGGGTTTCCTGGCCCTGCATTTCGCCGCGGTCGAGCCTCGGGTCGGCACCGTCGTCGCTTTCGCTCCGGTTACGGATCTGCTGGCCTTGCGGGAATTCCAGGGAACGGCGGACAAAGCTGCGGCCCGTTCTCTGGACGTCATGGCGTTGGCGCCGAAGCTGGCTGGGCGCCGCCTCTTCATCCAGATGGGACACAACGATATGCGGGTGGGCGGCCATCACGCCATAGACTTCGCCTTGAATCTCATGAAGCGGTCGCCCGATCAGATGAAGCCCTTGCAGGGCATCTGGTCGGGGGATGCGATCAAGCTGGTGATCACCCCCTCGGAGAATCCAAACGGCCACACCACTTATGACGGAGCCCACCACGATGCTGCGGACTGGATCCTCCGCAGCGGAGAGAAAACCGGGCCGGAGGAGTCGTCGTGCGAGTCAGAGTGA
- a CDS encoding MFS transporter codes for MSLLLPTTVACLLITGMGLALVGSVKLALAQKLRIDEGRVGGLVSLFGFTTIPVILTAGFLTDLMGRQVVLVGGTVLMVLGLLTLAASHRYATALVSVLLLGAAWAAQINVINVLVPHVLKPPAFLSGDIPAISFATNLGNVFFGLGAFLTPLSVAWALGRLGLAPALRLLAGLVALQAVVAGFSDLPAAMSAGGGGSVLGPETWSLLGDPVMWLCSMALFFHGPLEAAMGTWTTTFLGDRGVSEARAAKLLSAFWLAYMASRLFTAFVLGPFTARFVSGLGLEAPSEAVLILVLALGCIGVTSGVVRSRTRRTAIALVIAAGLIFGPIFPSIMAILLGHFPGPVQGRAVGLLFAISGLGWTFIPMAIGAYAQRTNVQRGFLIAVGSAIGLFLVAGLLTLTATGG; via the coding sequence GTGAGCCTGCTCCTTCCAACAACCGTCGCGTGCCTGCTGATCACCGGCATGGGTCTTGCCCTCGTGGGCAGCGTGAAACTGGCGCTGGCGCAGAAGCTCCGGATCGACGAGGGCCGGGTCGGCGGATTGGTGTCGCTTTTCGGCTTCACCACGATCCCGGTGATCCTCACCGCCGGCTTCCTGACCGATCTGATGGGACGGCAGGTGGTCCTGGTCGGCGGCACCGTCCTGATGGTGCTGGGCCTTTTGACGCTGGCGGCCTCGCACCGCTATGCCACGGCCCTGGTTTCGGTGCTTCTGCTCGGTGCCGCCTGGGCGGCGCAGATCAACGTGATCAATGTGTTGGTGCCCCACGTGCTGAAGCCTCCCGCCTTTCTCTCCGGGGATATTCCGGCGATCTCCTTTGCGACGAACCTGGGCAACGTCTTCTTCGGCCTGGGGGCATTCCTGACTCCGCTGTCGGTTGCCTGGGCACTCGGCCGCCTGGGACTCGCTCCGGCCCTTCGACTGCTGGCGGGACTCGTCGCCCTCCAGGCCGTGGTGGCAGGATTCTCCGACCTTCCGGCCGCGATGTCGGCGGGAGGGGGAGGCAGCGTATTGGGTCCGGAGACCTGGTCCCTGCTGGGAGATCCGGTCATGTGGCTCTGCTCCATGGCGCTGTTCTTCCACGGTCCCCTGGAGGCGGCGATGGGCACTTGGACCACCACCTTCCTGGGGGACCGAGGGGTTTCCGAGGCCCGGGCGGCGAAACTGCTGTCGGCGTTTTGGCTGGCCTACATGGCGTCGCGCCTGTTCACCGCATTCGTGCTGGGACCGTTTACCGCGCGATTCGTCTCCGGACTGGGACTGGAAGCCCCGAGCGAAGCAGTGCTGATCCTGGTCCTGGCGCTGGGCTGCATCGGGGTCACCTCGGGCGTGGTCCGGAGCCGGACCCGGCGGACGGCGATCGCCCTCGTCATCGCGGCGGGCCTGATCTTCGGTCCCATCTTTCCTTCGATCATGGCGATTCTGCTGGGTCATTTCCCGGGGCCGGTGCAGGGACGCGCCGTCGGACTCCTGTTTGCCATCAGCGGCCTGGGCTGGACCTTCATCCCCATGGCGATCGGCGCCTACGCCCAACGGACGAACGTGCAGAGGGGTTTCCTGATCGCCGTCGGATCGGCAATCGGCCTGTTCCTGGTGGCAGGGCTCCTGACATTGACGGCCACCGGCGGCTGA
- a CDS encoding sulfatase, with protein sequence MNRPGPRTVFWLVLAVTLLGLTSACNRRPERPNIVLILADDLAWNQLGCYGSSFYETPHLDALARQGMRFTDAYAASPICSPTRASIMTGKNPARLRVTQFISPGDYAGNAVKLLEPDWTRRLPLEEETVAEALKDSGYVTAAFGKWHLSQAKTPPGSLPFNPDKQGFDDHFVTYKPVPRMAREWQTPENDAHNVRIITDRSLEFMEKNRERPFFLFVSHNSVHTPLVEKEALISKYRAKPDADAPTNHPVIGAMIETLDLSVGRLLAKLDELDLSERTLVLFFSDNGGLEWSDGNGQGPANHPLRAGKGDLYEGGIRVPLIARWPTVVAPGSVVEEPVSSVDLFPTFVEAAGGDGKHDDIDGVSLLPLLRGAASLDRDALFWHYPHYHGSGALPSSAVRKGRFKLLEWHEERIFGLENRYELFDLTGDLGESTDLASGRPEKTRELAADLENWRNSVGAQMPRRNPDYRSAGGPDTSRKD encoded by the coding sequence TTGAACAGACCTGGACCACGGACCGTATTTTGGCTGGTTCTTGCGGTCACCCTGCTGGGACTCACTTCAGCCTGCAACCGACGGCCGGAGAGGCCCAACATCGTCCTGATCCTGGCCGACGATCTGGCCTGGAACCAGTTGGGCTGCTACGGAAGCAGCTTCTACGAGACCCCCCATCTGGACGCTCTGGCGCGCCAGGGGATGCGTTTCACCGACGCCTACGCCGCCAGTCCCATCTGTTCCCCGACCCGGGCCAGCATCATGACGGGCAAGAATCCGGCGCGACTCCGCGTCACCCAGTTCATCTCGCCGGGAGATTACGCCGGGAACGCCGTCAAGCTGTTGGAGCCGGACTGGACCCGACGTCTACCTCTGGAGGAGGAGACGGTCGCCGAGGCGCTGAAGGATTCGGGCTATGTCACGGCCGCATTCGGCAAGTGGCATCTCAGCCAGGCCAAGACCCCTCCCGGGAGCCTGCCCTTCAATCCGGACAAACAGGGTTTCGACGACCACTTCGTGACCTACAAGCCGGTCCCCCGCATGGCCCGTGAGTGGCAGACGCCGGAGAACGACGCCCACAACGTGCGAATCATCACGGACCGATCCCTGGAGTTCATGGAGAAGAACCGGGAGAGGCCCTTCTTCCTCTTCGTTTCGCACAACAGCGTTCACACCCCCCTGGTGGAGAAGGAGGCGCTGATCTCCAAGTACCGGGCGAAGCCGGATGCCGACGCGCCCACCAACCACCCGGTCATCGGGGCCATGATCGAGACCCTGGACCTGAGCGTCGGCCGGCTGCTGGCCAAACTCGACGAGCTGGACCTGTCCGAAAGGACTCTGGTCCTCTTCTTCTCGGACAATGGCGGTTTGGAATGGAGCGACGGCAACGGGCAGGGCCCCGCGAACCACCCGCTCCGGGCCGGCAAGGGGGACCTATACGAAGGAGGGATCCGGGTCCCCTTGATCGCCCGTTGGCCGACCGTGGTCGCCCCCGGCAGTGTCGTCGAGGAACCGGTCAGCAGCGTCGATCTCTTCCCCACGTTCGTGGAAGCCGCAGGAGGGGACGGCAAGCACGACGATATCGACGGCGTGAGCCTGCTGCCGCTCCTGCGAGGGGCCGCCTCGCTGGACCGGGACGCCCTCTTCTGGCATTACCCCCACTACCACGGTTCCGGCGCCCTGCCTTCGAGCGCCGTGCGGAAGGGACGGTTCAAACTGCTGGAATGGCACGAGGAGAGGATCTTCGGGCTGGAGAATCGCTACGAACTTTTCGACCTGACCGGCGACCTGGGAGAATCCACCGACCTGGCGTCCGGCAGGCCCGAAAAGACCCGGGAGCTGGCCGCGGATCTGGAGAACTGGAGAAATTCGGTGGGAGCCCAGATGCCCCGACGTAATCCGGACTATCGATCCGCAGGAGGTCCCGACACATCTCGAAAGGATTGA
- a CDS encoding aromatic ring-hydroxylating dioxygenase subunit alpha: MTDAVGNGFSLSQLIDSRKPGLTLEQPFYNSSRIFELDMERIHLRHWQIVGHVSRLPAAGDYFLYSLGGESVVIVRDRDDEIRALLNVCRHRGSRICLEEEGSVKRFVCPYHSWTYGLDGSLLSARHMPGGFDREDFPLHRCHVRVVEGLIFICLAEAPPPFDPLARDISNLFSPHGWPAAKICSRVSHVIRANWKLVAENFFECYHCLHTHPELTSVMSYVRAGESKRFGEELDRYTSRWKKEICRTDHDPEPFDRDTGIRQHGGRRPIRPGYLTQSRTGQPLAPLMGDYDAYDGGVSSIMFFPINWLVATNDYGMATRFTPVSAQETEVELTWLVHPDAVEGVDYDPDEVTWLWLKTLEEDKEICENNQAGVNSRYYRPGIYSTAEETVDRFCQWYLEELGANSTS, from the coding sequence ATGACAGACGCAGTCGGTAACGGATTCTCCTTGTCGCAGTTGATCGACTCCCGAAAGCCCGGCCTCACCCTGGAGCAGCCGTTTTACAACTCATCGCGGATCTTCGAGCTGGACATGGAGCGGATCCACCTGCGCCATTGGCAGATCGTGGGCCACGTGAGCCGGCTGCCGGCCGCCGGCGACTATTTCCTCTATTCTCTGGGCGGAGAGTCGGTGGTGATCGTCCGGGACCGGGACGACGAGATCCGCGCCCTGCTCAATGTCTGCCGGCATCGCGGATCCAGGATCTGCCTGGAGGAGGAGGGTTCGGTCAAGCGCTTCGTCTGTCCCTACCACTCCTGGACCTACGGATTGGACGGGTCCCTGCTCTCCGCCCGGCACATGCCCGGCGGCTTCGATCGGGAGGATTTCCCCCTGCACCGTTGCCATGTCCGCGTCGTTGAAGGACTGATCTTCATCTGCCTGGCCGAGGCGCCCCCGCCGTTCGATCCCCTCGCCCGGGACATCTCGAACCTCTTTTCTCCCCATGGATGGCCGGCAGCCAAGATCTGCTCGCGCGTCAGTCACGTCATCCGCGCCAACTGGAAGCTGGTGGCCGAGAACTTCTTCGAGTGCTACCACTGCCTTCACACGCATCCCGAGCTGACCTCCGTCATGAGCTACGTGCGGGCGGGCGAATCGAAGCGCTTCGGCGAGGAGCTGGACCGCTACACCTCCCGGTGGAAGAAGGAGATCTGCCGGACGGATCACGATCCCGAACCGTTCGACCGAGACACGGGAATCCGGCAGCACGGGGGCCGCCGACCCATCCGTCCGGGCTATCTGACCCAGAGCAGGACCGGGCAACCCTTGGCTCCCCTCATGGGGGACTACGACGCCTACGACGGGGGCGTCTCCTCCATCATGTTCTTTCCCATCAACTGGCTCGTCGCCACCAACGACTACGGAATGGCGACCCGGTTCACGCCGGTCTCCGCCCAGGAGACCGAGGTGGAGCTCACCTGGCTCGTGCATCCCGACGCCGTCGAGGGCGTCGACTACGATCCGGACGAGGTGACCTGGCTGTGGCTCAAGACGCTGGAAGAGGACAAGGAGATCTGCGAGAACAACCAGGCCGGCGTCAACAGCCGCTACTACCGTCCGGGAATCTACAGTACCGCCGAGGAGACGGTGGACCGGTTCTGCCAGTGGTACCTGGAGGAGTTGGGCGCGAATTCCACAAGCTGA
- a CDS encoding sialidase family protein, with product MSRWNPFLLLLPAVSLAAGCGPPGAQLVSVQKIWDRAPHSAFTDLVRFQDRWFCTFREGESHVSSDGTIRIITSADGETWSSVAHFPREPGQDLRDPKLEVTPDGRLMALALDRRDLAEDHLEFYSLVWFSRDGTKWSTPQRVGEPDFLLWRVTWHKGTAYGGAYADHRAAGHRPSQDEFVRLYKSEDGLRFETLVPVLFDRGSPNETAIVFRDDGTAVCLLRRDGEDNTAQIGTSQPPYTQWNWKDLNVVIGGPDLLVLPDGRLVASGRQHLPGGERRTLLWWMDPEAATATEILELPSGGDTSYAGMVLHQGLLWISYYSSHEDETSIYLAKVALPGV from the coding sequence ATGTCGAGATGGAATCCATTCCTGCTGTTGCTCCCGGCCGTATCCTTGGCCGCCGGCTGCGGGCCGCCGGGGGCCCAACTGGTCTCGGTCCAAAAGATCTGGGACCGGGCTCCCCATAGCGCCTTCACCGATCTGGTCCGCTTCCAGGACCGTTGGTTCTGCACTTTTCGGGAAGGAGAGAGTCACGTTTCCTCCGACGGAACCATCCGGATCATCACCTCGGCGGACGGGGAAACGTGGTCCTCTGTCGCCCACTTTCCCCGAGAACCGGGACAGGATCTGAGGGACCCCAAGCTGGAGGTGACCCCGGACGGGCGTCTCATGGCGCTGGCGCTGGACCGGCGGGACCTGGCCGAGGACCACCTGGAGTTTTACTCGCTGGTCTGGTTTTCCCGGGACGGGACAAAATGGAGCACCCCTCAGCGGGTGGGCGAGCCCGACTTCCTGCTCTGGCGGGTCACTTGGCATAAAGGGACGGCCTACGGCGGAGCATACGCCGATCACCGGGCCGCCGGCCACCGCCCCAGCCAGGACGAGTTCGTCCGGCTCTACAAGAGCGAAGACGGACTCCGATTCGAGACCCTGGTGCCCGTCCTTTTCGATCGCGGGTCTCCCAACGAAACCGCCATCGTGTTCCGGGACGATGGAACCGCTGTCTGCCTTCTGCGGCGCGACGGGGAGGACAACACCGCCCAGATCGGAACCTCGCAGCCGCCGTACACACAATGGAATTGGAAGGATCTCAACGTGGTCATCGGCGGTCCCGACCTCCTGGTCCTGCCGGATGGCCGCCTGGTGGCGTCGGGCCGCCAGCACCTTCCCGGCGGCGAGCGCCGGACCCTCCTCTGGTGGATGGACCCGGAGGCAGCGACGGCAACCGAGATCCTGGAGCTGCCATCGGGGGGAGACACCAGCTACGCCGGAATGGTCCTGCACCAGGGGCTTCTCTGGATCAGCTACTACTCGTCCCACGAAGACGAGACCAGCATCTACCTGGCCAAGGTGGCCCTGCCCGGCGTGTGA
- a CDS encoding alpha/beta hydrolase — MTILWLLLASLAACTSTLAGAWTPPAPTHADVAYGPHARNRLDFWKAEGQGPRPLLVFIHGGGWTGGDKTRHLSDFRPYLKKGISYAAVNYRLTPGSPLPAPVHDAARAIQFLRWKASEWNLDKRRIALTGSSAGACTSMWLLLHDDLADPHAADPVFRESTRVTAAAVHGGQTSIDPKVIEPWLGPNVLKHRMINMAVGEQTIEAALANYEKHRPLYIEFSPYNHLTADDPPLLMTYGNNMTLPSEDAGHGIHHPVYGIKVKEKSDRLGHECHLLIEGVSKSAQYASATEFLMAKLLAR; from the coding sequence ATGACAATTCTCTGGCTCCTGCTGGCGAGCTTGGCGGCGTGCACTTCGACCTTGGCAGGTGCCTGGACCCCGCCGGCGCCGACCCACGCCGACGTGGCCTACGGACCGCACGCACGCAACCGGCTGGATTTCTGGAAAGCGGAGGGCCAGGGTCCCCGCCCCCTCCTGGTCTTCATTCACGGCGGAGGTTGGACCGGCGGCGACAAGACCCGGCACTTGTCGGATTTCCGACCGTACCTCAAGAAGGGTATCTCCTACGCCGCCGTCAACTACCGCCTGACCCCCGGGTCCCCCCTTCCGGCTCCGGTTCACGATGCAGCCCGGGCCATCCAGTTTCTGCGCTGGAAGGCCTCGGAGTGGAACCTCGACAAGCGTCGCATCGCTTTGACCGGAAGCAGCGCGGGAGCGTGCACCTCCATGTGGCTCCTGCTGCACGACGATCTGGCGGACCCCCACGCCGCCGACCCCGTGTTCCGCGAGTCGACCCGGGTGACGGCGGCGGCAGTTCACGGCGGACAGACCTCCATCGACCCCAAGGTGATCGAACCCTGGTTGGGACCCAACGTCCTGAAGCATCGCATGATCAACATGGCGGTGGGCGAGCAGACCATCGAAGCGGCCCTGGCCAACTACGAGAAGCACCGGCCGCTTTACATCGAGTTCTCGCCCTACAATCATCTGACCGCCGACGATCCCCCGCTGCTGATGACGTATGGAAACAACATGACGCTCCCCTCGGAGGACGCCGGGCACGGGATCCACCACCCCGTGTACGGGATCAAGGTCAAGGAGAAGTCGGACCGCCTGGGACACGAGTGCCACTTGCTCATCGAAGGCGTATCGAAGTCGGCGCAGTACGCCAGTGCGACGGAGTTCCTGATGGCAAAGCTGCTGGCCAGATAG
- a CDS encoding sialidase family protein — MSEHTPVRMMAILSMGLAALVGLNPWPASLAGGSAAAAKRAEWTHPQARQLVTDRDGPFVLLDDGRLMTVEGNEAHFSRDDGRTWSSRGPVFRERDPEIHREWRVLHKTREGAIVLVFLDTKTRKWGWNNETHEPEPGVFNEVWSVRSLDGGESWIDAQLLSREYCGAMVDILETSSGRVVVPVMKVLRNPGRHAFVFYFSDDAGRTWARSNLIDLGGHGHHDGAIEPTLVQLRDGRLWTLIRTNWDRFWEAFSQDEGRSWRVIRPSGIDASSAPGHLIRLSSGRLVLAWNRLHPEGMTLQEWNRTPGARREFPYSRIPGSSQRGELSIAFSEDDGKTWTRPQVVARQPGGWLSYPFLFERRPGEIWLTTHYAGIRTGGRREIIAGVRLRLMESDFAGE; from the coding sequence ATGTCAGAGCATACTCCGGTTCGAATGATGGCCATATTGTCGATGGGACTCGCCGCCCTGGTGGGGTTGAACCCCTGGCCGGCGAGCCTCGCTGGAGGGTCCGCGGCAGCGGCAAAGCGGGCCGAATGGACCCACCCCCAGGCTCGACAACTGGTCACGGACCGCGACGGCCCCTTCGTTTTGCTGGACGACGGCCGGCTCATGACGGTGGAGGGCAACGAAGCCCACTTCTCCCGCGACGACGGCCGCACCTGGAGCAGCAGGGGACCCGTGTTCCGGGAACGGGACCCCGAAATACATCGGGAATGGCGCGTCCTGCACAAGACCCGGGAGGGCGCTATCGTGCTGGTGTTCCTGGACACCAAGACCCGGAAATGGGGTTGGAACAACGAGACCCACGAACCGGAGCCCGGTGTCTTCAACGAGGTCTGGTCCGTACGCAGTCTGGATGGCGGGGAAAGTTGGATCGATGCCCAGCTCCTCTCCCGGGAATACTGCGGGGCCATGGTCGATATCCTGGAGACCAGTTCCGGCCGGGTGGTGGTTCCCGTGATGAAGGTCCTGCGCAATCCGGGGCGCCACGCCTTCGTATTCTACTTTTCCGACGACGCGGGCCGCACCTGGGCCCGGAGCAATCTCATCGATCTGGGTGGACACGGGCATCACGACGGGGCCATCGAGCCGACTCTGGTCCAACTCCGGGACGGCCGCCTCTGGACTCTGATCCGCACCAACTGGGACCGCTTCTGGGAGGCGTTCTCCCAGGACGAGGGCCGTTCCTGGCGGGTGATCCGTCCCAGCGGCATCGACGCCAGCAGCGCCCCGGGCCACCTGATCCGCCTGTCCAGCGGCCGTCTCGTCCTGGCCTGGAACCGTCTCCACCCGGAGGGGATGACGCTCCAGGAGTGGAACCGCACGCCCGGAGCGCGCAGGGAATTTCCCTATTCCCGCATTCCCGGCAGTTCCCAGCGGGGAGAGCTGTCCATCGCCTTCTCGGAAGACGACGGCAAGACCTGGACCCGCCCCCAGGTGGTGGCCCGGCAGCCCGGCGGGTGGCTCTCCTACCCATTCCTGTTCGAACGCCGGCCCGGTGAGATCTGGCTGACGACCCACTATGCGGGGATTCGCACCGGCGGCAGGAGGGAGATCATTGCCGGCGTGCGGCTGCGGCTGATGGAGTCGGATTTCGCTGGAGAATGA
- a CDS encoding aspartate/glutamate racemase family protein, translated as MRVRVINPFGGTEFRGRENLERIRRSGTEFDMVNIADEYPLKNNQFLYFRHKCTDATLEQVTQAEKDGCDAVFISCNLDIGLYEARSLVDIPVTATLESAALMAYAMCERFSLVSVDDQNGRIQRMILRQYGLDGKVASHRSIGIDANDLYPEKTSEDKVYRRAVEVARQCVREDGAEMLISGCTLMGSVLTHRGAQAIDEIGAPVIDGMVTGFKMAEMMCDICRLTGLPPVSRTGFFQFPPADDVKQLRDFYGRR; from the coding sequence GTGCGAGTCAGAGTGATCAATCCCTTCGGCGGAACCGAGTTCAGGGGACGGGAGAATCTGGAGAGGATCAGGCGAAGCGGAACCGAGTTCGACATGGTCAACATCGCCGACGAATATCCGCTGAAGAACAACCAGTTCCTCTACTTCCGGCACAAGTGCACCGATGCGACGCTGGAGCAGGTGACACAGGCCGAGAAGGACGGGTGCGACGCCGTCTTCATCTCCTGCAACCTGGACATCGGACTCTACGAAGCGCGTTCTCTGGTGGACATTCCGGTCACGGCCACGCTGGAGTCGGCGGCTCTGATGGCCTACGCCATGTGTGAACGGTTCTCCCTCGTCTCCGTGGACGATCAGAACGGACGCATCCAACGCATGATCCTGAGGCAGTACGGCCTGGACGGCAAAGTGGCTTCACACCGGTCGATCGGCATCGATGCAAATGACCTCTATCCGGAGAAGACTTCGGAAGACAAGGTCTACCGGCGCGCGGTCGAGGTGGCCCGGCAGTGTGTCCGGGAGGACGGCGCGGAGATGCTGATCTCGGGATGCACCCTCATGGGCTCCGTTCTGACCCACCGCGGCGCCCAGGCCATCGACGAGATCGGCGCCCCGGTCATCGACGGCATGGTCACCGGCTTCAAGATGGCGGAGATGATGTGCGACATCTGCCGGCTGACGGGCCTGCCACCCGTGAGCCGGACAGGCTTCTTCCAATTTCCTCCTGCCGACGACGTGAAGCAGTTGAGGGATTTCTACGGGCGCCGATGA